Proteins from a genomic interval of Gossypium hirsutum isolate 1008001.06 chromosome A09, Gossypium_hirsutum_v2.1, whole genome shotgun sequence:
- the LOC107892371 gene encoding translation factor GUF1 homolog, mitochondrial gives MGSLFRASKTLKPRKYLSPFYSINNPFDAFGLSQRFCSHSRQNSKESAPIDLSRYPIEKIRNFSIIAHVDHGKSTLADRLLELTGTIKRGHGQPQYLDKLQVERERGITVKAQTATMFHKYKLHGCNDGNIDEPSTFLLNLIDTPGHVDFSYEVSRSLAACQGALLVVDAAQGVQAQTVANFYLAFESNLTIIPVINKIDQPTADPDRVKAQLKSMFDLDPSDALLTSAKTGQGLEHVLPAVIERIPPPPGSSSSPLRMLLLDSYYDEYKGVICHVAAVDGALRKGDKISSAATGQTYEVLDIGIMHPELTPTGVLLSGQVGYVVTGMRSTKEARIGDTLYHTRATVEPLPGFKPAKHMVFSGLYPADGSDFDALNHAIERLTCNDASVSITKESSTALGLGFRCGFLGLLHMDVFHQRLEQEHEAHVISTVPTVPYIFEYSDGSKVEVQNPAALFSDPKKRLTACWEPTVIATIIIPSEYVGPVITLCSERRGQQLEYSFIDSQRAFMKYRLPLREIVVDFYNELKSITSGYASFDYEDSEYQQSDLVKLDILLNGKPVDAMATIVHSLKAQRVGRELVDKLKKFIDRQMFEIIIQAAIGSKVIARETISAMRKNVLAKCYGGDVTRKRKLLEKQKEGKKRMKRVGSVDIPQEAFHQLLKVS, from the exons ATGGGTTCCTTATTCAGAGCTTCAAAAACCCTTAAACCTCGAAAATACTTATCTCCCTTTTATTCAATCAACAACCCATTTGATGCTTTTGGATTAAGTCAAAGATTTTGCTCTCATTCTCGTCAAAACAGCAAAGAATCTGCTCCAATAGATTTGAGTCGATACCCAATTGAAAAAATTAGGAACTTTTCAATTATAGCCCATGTTGATCATGGAAAGTCTACTTTAGCTGATAGACTGTTAGAGCTTACTGGGACCATTAAGAGAGGCCACGGTCAGCCTCAGTATCTTGACAAGTTACAg GTAGAGAGAGAAAGGGGAATAACAGTTAAAGCTCAAACGGCGACTATGTTCCACAAATACAAGCTCCATGGATGCAATGATGGTAATATTGATGAACCATCAACGTTTCTGCTAAATCTGATCGACACACCGGGACATGTGGACTTCAGTTATGAGGTGTCTAGATCTCTGGCAGCTTGCCAAGGTGCTCTTTTGGTTGTTGATGCAGCCCAAGGTGTTCAAGCGCAAACTGTTGCAAATTTTTATCTCGCTTTTGAATCTAACCTGACTATAATCCCTGTCATAAACAAGATTGACCAGCCTACTGCTGACCCTGATCGTGTCAAAGCTCAGTTAAAATCAATGTTTGATCTTGACCCTAGTGATGCCCTTTTAACATCTGCTAAAACAGGGCAGGGGCTTGAGCATGTCCTTCCAGCAGTCATAGAGAGGATTCCTCCCCCTCCTGGAAGCAGCAGTTCACCTTTACGTATGCTTCTGTTGGATTCCTATTATGATGAATACAAAGGTGTAATTTGCCATGTTGCCGCTGTTGATGGTGCATTACGTAAAGGTGATAAGATTTCGTCTGCTGCAACTGGTCAAACTTATGAAGTGTTGGATATTGGGATCATGCATCCAGAACTTACTCCCACTGGAGTCCTTCTAAGTGGTCAAGTTGGATATGTGGTGACTGGCATGCGTTCCACAAAAGAGGCGCGTATTGGGGACACGCTATATCACACTCGGGCTACTGTAGAGCCCCTTCCCG GTTTCAAACCCGCAAAACATATGGTGTTTTCTGGTCTCTATCCTGCAGATGGATCTGATTTTGATGCACTTAACCATGCTATAGAGAGACTAACATGCAATGATGCCAGCGTCTCTATTACTAAGGAGAGTAGCACAGCACTTGGACTGGGTTTTAG GTGTGGGTTTTTAGGCTTACTTCACATGGATGTTTTTCATCAAAGACTTGAACAG GAGCATGAAGCTCATGTCATTTCCACTGTTCCAACTGTTCCTTATATTTTTGAGTATTCTGATGGAAG TAAGGTAGAAGTTCAGAATCCTGCTGCATTGTTCTCAGATCCCAAGAAACGACTTACAGCTTGTTGGGAACCTACTGTGATAGCAACTATTATTATTCCTAGTGA GTATGTGGGGCCTGTTATTACCCTTTGCTCAGAGCGGAGAGGCCAACAGCTGGAGTACTCATTCATTGACAG TCAACGGGCTTTTATGAAGTATCGGCTACCTCTGAGGGAAATTGTTGTCGACTTTTACAATGAGTTGAAAAGTATAACATCTGGATATGCCTCCTTTGATTATGAAGATTCAGA ATACCAACAATCTGATTTGGTAAAACTTGATATCCTCTTAAATGGGAAGCCAGTTGATGCCATGGCAACAATTGTTCACTCTTTGAAGGCACAACGAGTTGGTCGTGAACTGGTGGACAAGCTTAAGAAATTCATCGACAG GCAAATGTTTGAGATAATCATACAAGCTGCAATTGGATCAAAGGTTATTGCAAGGGAGAC AATCTCAGCAATGAGAAAGAATGTCCTCGCAAAGTGTTATGGTGGGGATGTTACTCGAAAGAGGAAGCTTTTGGAGAAACAAAAGGAAGGAAAGAAGCGAATGAAGCGAGTTGGTTCTGTTGACATACCTCAAGAAGCTTTTCATCAACTGCTGAAGGTGTCATAG